One stretch of Spirochaetota bacterium DNA includes these proteins:
- a CDS encoding TldD/PmbA family protein — MKDYLYRALNLAKLNGASYADIRIIETTGEWIKVKNGLVDNYKYYTKLGFGVRVIVNGGWGFAASSVLNEEEIDRITKYACQIAKSSSYLRNKYVELAYEPPYNDVWQTLIQVDPFKVSFDKKLGLLLEVDKILRKDEKIKIAEGTLGFEKEIKYFANSEGSMIKQTFFVSGGGYSATAIEGGIVQRRSYPQSFEGQFCQGGWEIIEGLKFLENAERIREEAVSLLTAKDLPYGRRDLIIGGSQLALQIHESCGHPSELDRVLGMEENYAGSSFLKTNIFKNFHYGSNIVNIVADSTLPNGLGTFGYDDDGVRAQRWFLVKDGLYQNYLTNREFCHYAGYERSFGCNRADSFSSIPIIRMVNISLLPGDKEFDEIISATDDGVYVDGVKTWSIDQMRLNFQFTCEIGYVIKNGKIKEVVKNPTYQGITPEFWQSCDMIANENHWVGWGVMNCGKGQPAQIMRMTHGASPARFKNIISGVSYK, encoded by the coding sequence ATGAAAGATTATTTATATAGAGCATTGAATTTGGCTAAATTAAATGGGGCAAGTTATGCTGATATTAGAATTATTGAAACTACTGGTGAATGGATTAAAGTTAAAAATGGCCTTGTTGATAATTATAAATATTATACTAAATTAGGTTTTGGGGTAAGAGTTATTGTTAATGGTGGTTGGGGGTTTGCTGCTTCTTCTGTTTTAAATGAAGAAGAAATAGATAGAATAACTAAATATGCATGTCAAATAGCTAAATCTTCATCTTATTTAAGAAATAAATATGTTGAATTAGCTTATGAACCACCTTATAATGATGTTTGGCAAACATTAATTCAAGTTGATCCATTTAAGGTTTCATTCGATAAAAAATTAGGATTATTACTCGAAGTTGATAAAATATTAAGAAAAGATGAAAAAATAAAAATAGCAGAAGGAACTCTTGGTTTTGAGAAAGAGATAAAATATTTTGCTAATTCAGAAGGTTCTATGATAAAACAAACTTTTTTTGTCTCTGGGGGAGGATATTCAGCAACAGCTATTGAAGGTGGAATAGTCCAAAGAAGGTCTTATCCTCAATCTTTTGAAGGACAATTCTGCCAAGGTGGATGGGAAATAATAGAGGGTTTAAAATTTTTAGAAAATGCTGAAAGAATAAGAGAGGAAGCAGTATCATTATTAACAGCTAAAGATTTACCATACGGAAGAAGAGATCTTATAATTGGTGGTTCTCAACTTGCCTTACAAATTCATGAGTCTTGTGGACACCCTTCAGAACTTGATAGGGTACTCGGAATGGAAGAAAACTATGCAGGATCTTCATTTTTAAAAACTAATATTTTTAAAAATTTTCATTATGGTTCAAATATTGTAAATATTGTTGCAGATTCAACTTTACCAAATGGGCTTGGAACTTTTGGTTATGATGATGATGGTGTTAGAGCTCAAAGATGGTTTTTGGTTAAGGATGGATTATATCAAAACTATCTAACAAATAGGGAATTTTGTCATTATGCAGGATATGAAAGAAGTTTTGGATGTAATAGAGCTGACTCTTTTTCTTCAATTCCTATCATAAGAATGGTTAATATTTCTTTACTTCCTGGGGATAAAGAATTTGATGAGATTATTTCAGCAACAGATGATGGTGTTTATGTAGATGGAGTTAAAACATGGAGTATAGATCAGATGAGACTTAATTTTCAGTTCACATGTGAAATTGGATATGTAATAAAAAATGGTAAAATAAAAGAAGTTGTTAAAAATCCTACTTATCAAGGAATAACCCCTGAATTCTGGCAGTCATGTGATATGATTGCGAATGAAAATCATTGGGTAGGTTGGGGTGTAATGAATTGTGGTAAGGGACAACCAGCTCAAATTATGAGAATGACACATGGAGCATCTCCTGCTAGGTTTAAAAATATAATTTCTGGTGTATCATATAAATAG
- a CDS encoding TldD/PmbA family protein — translation MFNEKKLVDKIISFSKFDETEVTYYEDFKELTRFGNNEISQNVSSRNLTAEIRVIKGKKTASIYISDFSDVSIKNAYNKLEKIIDLQPEDERLFPLEGNKVYETKISFDEKLSNITPQWKADNVAEIVNKLKEENIVSAGIISNNKQKLIFSNSKNLYGENINGTFSFSISSKKGENFTREEIGGFDEKNFNPKEIYENIKKKLNWMNNKINIKEGRYDVILTPDAFGEFLSYMLWFSFSGKYFLENRTFLVKELNKKIFPDFFNLIDDPLNNGNPVYTFDFEGIPVQTKYLIKNGIPCTILTNRYLSKKLNVPNTGNGFSIPSQEVFPIYPKVEKGNTAYKEIIKNTKKGLFINNFHYMNIIDPMELSVTGMTRDGVFLIENGEIVGATNNLRFTESIIEAIKRIEVLSSELKNVSFFEMSFIEVPYAKIKDFNFTSVTNF, via the coding sequence ATGTTTAATGAAAAAAAATTAGTTGATAAGATAATTTCATTTTCAAAATTTGATGAAACTGAGGTTACATATTATGAGGATTTTAAAGAACTAACTAGATTTGGAAACAATGAGATAAGTCAAAATGTTTCATCAAGAAATTTAACAGCTGAAATTAGAGTTATTAAAGGTAAAAAAACTGCTTCTATTTATATTAGTGATTTTTCTGATGTTTCTATTAAAAATGCATATAATAAATTGGAGAAAATTATAGATCTTCAGCCTGAGGATGAAAGATTATTTCCACTTGAGGGAAATAAGGTTTATGAAACAAAAATTAGTTTTGATGAAAAACTTTCAAATATTACTCCACAATGGAAAGCCGATAATGTAGCAGAAATAGTTAATAAGCTTAAAGAAGAAAATATTGTTTCAGCTGGTATAATTTCAAATAATAAACAAAAATTAATTTTTTCTAACTCCAAAAATCTTTATGGAGAAAATATAAATGGTACTTTTAGTTTTTCAATATCTTCTAAAAAGGGAGAAAATTTTACAAGAGAAGAAATTGGAGGCTTCGATGAGAAAAATTTTAATCCAAAAGAGATTTATGAAAATATAAAAAAGAAATTAAATTGGATGAATAACAAGATAAATATAAAAGAAGGAAGATATGATGTAATATTAACCCCTGATGCTTTTGGCGAGTTTTTAAGTTATATGTTATGGTTTTCTTTTTCTGGTAAATATTTTCTTGAAAATAGAACCTTTCTTGTTAAAGAATTAAATAAAAAAATATTTCCTGATTTTTTTAATTTAATAGATGATCCATTAAATAATGGGAATCCAGTTTATACATTTGATTTCGAAGGAATACCAGTTCAAACTAAATATTTAATTAAAAATGGAATTCCTTGCACAATTTTAACAAATAGATATTTATCTAAAAAGTTAAATGTCCCAAATACAGGAAATGGGTTTTCAATTCCATCTCAAGAAGTTTTCCCTATATACCCAAAAGTAGAAAAAGGTAATACAGCTTATAAAGAAATTATTAAAAATACAAAAAAAGGATTATTTATTAATAATTTTCATTATATGAATATTATAGATCCTATGGAACTTTCAGTTACTGGAATGACAAGAGATGGGGTTTTCCTTATAGAAAATGGAGAAATTGTTGGAGCAACCAACAACCTAAGATTCACTGAATCAATTATTGAAGCTATTAAAAGAATAGAAGTTTTAAGTTCAGAACTAAAAAATGTTTCTTTTTTTGAAATGAGTTTTATTGAAGTTCCATATGCTAAAATAAAAGATTTTAATTTTACTTCAGTAACAAATTTTTAA
- a CDS encoding flagellin: MIINHNISSLFANRQLKFNTWNVNKEIQKLSSGERINNAADDASGLAVSEKMRSQIRGLLQAEKNAENGISFIQTAEGYLIETTEILQRIRELAVQSANGIYSEDDRMQIQVEVEQLVDEVDRIASHAQFNGMNILTGRFADVSKGGTPVASMWFHVGANMDQRIRVTIGTMTSKGLGIRTITGSALSISTVEKANMTIGQIDKALQLVSKQRADLGAYQERLEFLSKGLLIGAENMQAAESRIRDTDMALEMSYFTKDQILVQSATAMLAQANAQPQLILRLLG, translated from the coding sequence ATGATAATAAATCATAACATATCTTCTTTATTTGCTAATAGGCAATTAAAGTTTAACACCTGGAATGTTAACAAAGAAATACAAAAACTATCTTCAGGTGAAAGAATCAATAATGCTGCTGATGATGCATCAGGTCTAGCAGTATCAGAAAAGATGAGATCTCAAATAAGAGGTCTTTTGCAAGCTGAAAAAAATGCTGAAAATGGAATTTCATTTATTCAAACAGCTGAAGGATACTTAATTGAAACAACTGAAATTCTTCAAAGAATAAGAGAACTTGCTGTTCAATCAGCAAATGGAATCTATTCTGAAGATGACAGAATGCAGATTCAAGTTGAAGTTGAGCAATTAGTTGATGAAGTTGATAGAATAGCTTCTCATGCTCAATTTAATGGAATGAATATCTTAACTGGAAGGTTTGCTGATGTATCTAAAGGTGGAACTCCTGTTGCATCTATGTGGTTCCATGTTGGAGCTAATATGGATCAAAGAATAAGAGTTACAATTGGAACAATGACTTCTAAAGGTTTAGGAATTAGAACAATCACAGGATCAGCTTTATCAATTTCAACTGTTGAAAAAGCAAACATGACTATAGGACAAATAGATAAAGCTTTACAATTAGTTTCAAAACAAAGAGCTGATCTTGGTGCTTATCAAGAAAGACTTGAATTCTTAAGTAAAGGTCTTTTAATTGGAGCTGAAAACATGCAAGCTGCTGAAAGTAGAATAAGAGATACAGATATGGCTTTAGAGATGTCTTATTTTACAAAAGATCAAATTTTAGTTCAATCTGCTACAGCAATGCTTGCACAAGCTAATGCTCAACCTCAATTAATTTTAAGACTTTTAGGATAA